A region of uncultured Desulfobacter sp. DNA encodes the following proteins:
- a CDS encoding NTP transferase domain-containing protein: MRFKVCILAAGAGTRSGYADIIHKALLPIGYTTVLTRIIEKFESSTEIVIAVGAKAEQIEDYISIAHPDRPVKTVLVDRWQGEGIGPGYSLLQCRPYLDCPFIFTSCDTIVMEEVPEPGYDWVGVAGVEDPEPYCMVEVNDRKVSGFWDKVDPTTFEHAHVDGKNICLDHAFIGMAGVFHVEAFFSSLENGNKILRNEEWQVASGLAGLLPHNLTPIPFTWHDTGTTSNYEKTRDELSKCQVLPKISEFTFIENGKVIKFYKDPEIVTQRVTRAEKLAGLVPEISDLKKNFYAYQYVPGKLLSEVTDNRSFKNMLETFKKNLWRPLHLDPEERNHFYAVCRKFYEGKTKDRVKMLLSMNEIDDHDSWINGEMVPSLADLINQIHWDDLCHGQPVLFHGDFQPENIVFGHQGMCLLIDWRQAFGSITNYGDIYYDFAKLYHALIVNGEVVRNNQFSTSVDSHSHAFYNFLVPSNLMEFREIFKEFIEENGYSWKKVEILGTLVFANIAPLHHQSYCEFLYFLSRRLLHRILKEYAQ, encoded by the coding sequence ATGCGATTTAAGGTTTGCATATTAGCCGCCGGGGCCGGAACCAGATCCGGTTATGCCGATATTATTCACAAGGCGTTGCTGCCCATAGGATATACTACGGTTTTGACCCGGATTATTGAAAAGTTTGAATCCTCGACGGAAATCGTAATCGCAGTCGGTGCCAAGGCCGAACAGATTGAGGATTATATTTCAATTGCACACCCCGATCGACCTGTTAAAACTGTACTGGTTGATAGATGGCAGGGAGAGGGAATCGGTCCTGGATATTCCCTGTTGCAATGCAGGCCTTATTTGGATTGCCCCTTTATTTTCACCTCTTGTGATACCATTGTGATGGAAGAGGTCCCTGAACCCGGTTATGACTGGGTGGGCGTTGCTGGTGTTGAAGATCCGGAGCCCTATTGCATGGTAGAGGTCAATGATCGCAAGGTTTCAGGGTTTTGGGATAAGGTTGATCCGACCACTTTTGAGCACGCGCATGTGGACGGCAAAAATATCTGCCTGGATCACGCGTTTATCGGTATGGCCGGTGTTTTTCATGTTGAGGCGTTTTTCTCCAGCCTGGAAAATGGAAATAAGATATTGCGAAATGAGGAGTGGCAGGTTGCAAGCGGGTTGGCAGGCTTACTTCCACACAACCTTACGCCCATTCCCTTTACCTGGCATGACACCGGTACAACATCCAATTACGAAAAAACCAGGGATGAACTAAGCAAATGTCAAGTCCTTCCAAAGATCAGTGAATTCACTTTCATTGAAAACGGCAAGGTCATCAAGTTTTATAAAGACCCGGAAATTGTAACCCAGCGAGTAACCCGGGCAGAAAAACTGGCAGGACTTGTGCCCGAAATCAGTGATTTGAAAAAAAATTTCTATGCGTATCAATATGTTCCCGGAAAACTGCTGTCAGAGGTGACAGACAATCGCTCTTTTAAAAATATGCTTGAAACCTTTAAAAAAAATTTATGGCGGCCACTTCATTTGGACCCGGAAGAACGGAATCATTTTTATGCCGTCTGCCGGAAATTCTATGAAGGCAAAACAAAAGACCGGGTAAAAATGCTTCTCTCCATGAATGAAATAGATGACCACGATTCCTGGATCAATGGGGAGATGGTTCCATCGCTAGCCGATCTTATCAACCAGATACACTGGGATGACCTTTGCCATGGGCAACCAGTTCTTTTTCACGGAGATTTTCAACCAGAAAATATTGTGTTCGGACACCAGGGTATGTGTTTGTTGATTGACTGGCGGCAGGCATTTGGGTCAATCACCAACTATGGGGATATATATTATGATTTTGCAAAATTGTACCATGCACTTATTGTAAATGGCGAAGTGGTCAGAAATAATCAATTTTCGACTTCAGTCGATAGTCATTCACATGCATTTTATAATTTTTTAGTACCATCCAACCTGATGGAGTTTCGTGAAATATTTAAAGAATTTATTGAAGAGAACGGCTACAGCTGGAAAAAAGTTGAAATTTTGGGGACATTGGTGTTTGCCAATATTGCCCCGCTTCATCATCAATCCTATTGTGAATTTCTTTATTTTTTATCCAGGCGTTTATTACATCGAATATTGAAGGAGTATGCCCAATGA
- a CDS encoding SIS domain-containing protein, producing MNESVFNLIELYVKEKQGFLDQFPVKDVERAIDSVWRAYEDQKCIYAFGNGGNAAYVSNMVTDLFLHPFVSEDKGKPVSEDIPRLKILNLSESPSTITALVNDVGPDYIFSHQLINHGVDAGDLVIGFSGSGNSKNIITAFEAAKKRGATTIGVARDPGGKMKGVTDILILIPGVSTFPGQTGNNNFNFHFEDALSSISHIITGIFKMKIMEKSNG from the coding sequence ATGAACGAGTCTGTGTTCAATCTGATTGAACTATATGTGAAAGAGAAACAAGGGTTTTTGGATCAGTTTCCGGTAAAGGATGTAGAACGGGCGATTGATTCAGTTTGGAGAGCGTATGAAGATCAGAAATGTATTTACGCTTTTGGAAACGGGGGAAATGCAGCCTATGTATCAAACATGGTGACGGATCTATTTCTCCACCCCTTTGTTTCTGAAGACAAGGGCAAGCCGGTGTCAGAGGACATACCCCGGTTAAAAATATTAAATCTATCGGAAAGCCCCTCAACAATTACAGCGCTGGTGAACGATGTGGGGCCGGATTATATTTTTTCCCATCAATTAATAAACCATGGGGTTGATGCTGGAGATCTTGTCATAGGATTTTCAGGCAGTGGGAACTCAAAGAATATCATCACGGCCTTTGAGGCGGCAAAAAAAAGGGGTGCAACAACAATTGGCGTGGCACGTGATCCTGGCGGGAAGATGAAGGGCGTGACCGATATCCTGATTCTGATTCCCGGGGTTTCCACTTTTCCCGGGCAAACCGGGAACAACAATTTTAACTTTCATTTTGAAGACGCTCTTTCATCTATTTCGCATATTATTACAGGTATCTTTAAAATGAAGATAATGGAAAAAAGCAATGGATAG
- a CDS encoding transketolase produces MDSLKNISNNIRKNTLDALFGAQSGHPGASLSIAEILAVLFFSKMQLNGEARDRFILSKGHAAPALYGALAEMGACSKDMLPTLRKFESPLQGHPVRGTLPYIDASTGSLGQGLSMGIGYALGIKLKKNRHRVYVLMGDGETQEGQVWEAAMSAPKLGLDNLVAILDLNGFQNDGAVADTMPVEPVADKWRAFNWHVVTVDGHDVEALSNAFEDCRKALKPSLIIAKTVKGKGISFMEGKVSWHCQAINKLDYEKAIMELSK; encoded by the coding sequence ATGGATAGTTTAAAAAATATTTCGAATAACATCCGGAAAAATACATTGGACGCACTCTTTGGTGCCCAGTCCGGGCATCCGGGTGCATCCCTGTCGATTGCAGAAATTCTTGCTGTACTGTTTTTTTCTAAAATGCAGCTAAATGGTGAAGCGCGTGACCGTTTCATTCTTTCAAAAGGCCATGCAGCACCGGCACTTTATGGGGCCCTGGCAGAAATGGGGGCGTGCAGTAAAGATATGCTCCCCACATTGCGAAAGTTTGAAAGCCCTTTGCAGGGGCACCCTGTTCGGGGAACGCTCCCCTATATCGACGCAAGTACGGGGTCCTTGGGGCAAGGATTGTCCATGGGGATTGGATACGCTTTGGGGATAAAACTGAAAAAAAACAGGCACCGGGTTTATGTACTCATGGGGGATGGCGAAACCCAGGAAGGCCAGGTCTGGGAAGCGGCTATGTCCGCCCCAAAATTGGGTCTTGACAATCTGGTTGCCATCCTTGATCTCAACGGCTTTCAAAATGATGGTGCCGTTGCTGATACAATGCCCGTTGAACCGGTGGCAGACAAATGGCGGGCGTTCAACTGGCATGTCGTAACGGTGGATGGCCATGATGTTGAAGCACTGAGCAATGCGTTTGAGGATTGCAGAAAAGCGCTCAAACCTTCATTGATCATTGCCAAAACAGTAAAGGGAAAAGGAATTTCATTCATGGAAGGCAAGGTATCTTGGCATTGTCAGGCAATAAATAAGTTGGATTATGAAAAAGCAATCATGGAGCTGTCAAAATGA
- a CDS encoding transketolase C-terminal domain-containing protein produces MTLIATRDAFGQALCTLGANRSDVVVVSCDLSGATRTKRFAEEYPDRFFEFGIAEQNALSASAGLALEGLRPFISSFGAFIASRVDQIRTSCAFNGAGVVIVGTHSGLAIGKDGATQMGLDDLSLMSSIPTMNIYSPADAFETEQIVEYLCRTKDLAYLRISRKPLPKVLPDTYRFEAGKGYLFSKGRDCMIVATGDMVYYGRQVRDKLAGEGVDAGLMNISTLKPIDAQLILDCAAGTSLIITVEDHSVIGGLGSRVCEVIAGAGLPVPVKRIGIKDTFGESGSPEKLYKKHLLDEAGIYTQITSFLEAPTQTA; encoded by the coding sequence ATGACTTTAATTGCGACTAGGGATGCTTTTGGCCAGGCATTATGTACTTTGGGAGCGAATCGGTCTGATGTTGTGGTTGTCAGTTGCGATCTAAGTGGTGCAACCCGGACAAAACGATTTGCAGAAGAATACCCCGATCGTTTTTTTGAATTTGGGATTGCAGAACAAAATGCCCTCTCCGCATCCGCTGGCTTGGCTTTGGAGGGATTAAGGCCGTTTATCAGTAGTTTCGGCGCCTTTATTGCTTCCAGAGTAGATCAGATACGTACCTCCTGTGCATTCAACGGTGCGGGTGTCGTCATTGTAGGTACCCATTCAGGCCTTGCAATTGGAAAAGATGGGGCTACCCAGATGGGATTAGATGATTTGAGCTTAATGTCATCCATCCCCACAATGAACATCTATTCCCCGGCCGATGCATTCGAGACTGAACAGATCGTTGAATATTTGTGCCGGACAAAAGACTTGGCTTATTTAAGGATCAGTAGAAAACCGTTGCCAAAAGTTTTACCTGATACATACCGGTTTGAAGCGGGGAAGGGTTATCTTTTTTCCAAGGGCCGGGACTGTATGATCGTTGCAACAGGAGATATGGTTTACTACGGCCGGCAGGTCCGTGACAAACTTGCAGGGGAAGGAGTTGATGCGGGGTTAATGAATATTTCAACTCTCAAGCCGATAGATGCTCAACTTATCCTTGATTGTGCCGCCGGCACTTCTTTGATTATCACGGTTGAAGACCACAGTGTCATCGGCGGACTTGGAAGCCGGGTGTGTGAAGTGATCGCAGGAGCCGGACTTCCGGTCCCGGTAAAAAGAATTGGCATAAAAGACACCTTCGGGGAGAGCGGCAGTCCGGAAAAGTTGTATAAAAAACACTTGTTGGATGAAGCTGGAATTTATACCCAGATTACCTCCTTTCTTGAGGCGCCAACTCAAACGGCTTAA
- a CDS encoding Rid family hydrolase, which produces MKNDVRISAFSNQYAEEVFLSLEMPEGVELSRGVNRLKDIYDQTIRDNGLDHGTEIFLRFRVSDAVNQANEIANQFHRAKPSFFSVVGQPPASGSKIALEAYHIKSKTPVEKKMILPGEGVAVKHGDYRSLWLSCRPEFKTTSFEQTHQIFCQLSDILTQTGTDLEKSLIRTWLYVRDIDNNYQGLVNARRELFRLMGMHERSHYVASTGIGGSGETVSDLVVMDALSIIGLEKEQIHYMQALDFLSPTHAYGVTFERGTRLIFGDRSHFYISGTASIDKDGEIMHYGDVGKQCERTLLNIEALLKSEGAGLTDLKILIVYLRDIADRKIIQDFCKQHLPLGLPLIVVLGSVCRPGWVVEMEGVAVNDQGNHAFSPFC; this is translated from the coding sequence ATGAAAAATGACGTGAGAATTTCCGCATTTTCAAATCAGTATGCGGAGGAAGTCTTTTTAAGCTTAGAGATGCCCGAAGGAGTAGAATTATCCAGAGGCGTAAATCGGCTGAAGGATATCTATGACCAGACGATTCGCGACAACGGTCTTGACCATGGCACTGAAATTTTTCTTCGGTTTCGGGTGAGTGATGCCGTTAACCAGGCGAACGAGATCGCCAATCAATTTCACAGGGCAAAGCCCTCTTTTTTCTCCGTGGTGGGACAACCCCCCGCTTCGGGAAGTAAAATAGCCCTTGAAGCCTATCATATTAAGTCTAAGACCCCGGTTGAAAAAAAGATGATCCTTCCGGGAGAGGGTGTTGCCGTTAAACATGGCGATTATCGCTCCCTGTGGTTATCCTGCCGGCCGGAATTCAAAACGACTTCCTTTGAGCAGACCCATCAGATCTTCTGCCAATTGTCTGATATTTTGACCCAAACGGGAACCGATCTTGAAAAAAGCCTTATTCGTACCTGGTTGTATGTCCGTGACATAGATAACAACTATCAGGGCCTGGTCAATGCACGGCGGGAGCTTTTTCGACTAATGGGCATGCATGAGCGGTCGCATTATGTAGCCAGTACCGGCATCGGCGGCAGTGGAGAAACTGTATCAGATCTTGTGGTTATGGATGCTTTGTCTATTATCGGGCTTGAGAAAGAACAAATCCACTATATGCAGGCGCTGGATTTCCTTAGCCCAACCCATGCCTATGGTGTCACCTTTGAGCGAGGGACCCGTTTGATATTCGGAGACCGTTCCCATTTTTATATTTCAGGAACGGCAAGTATTGATAAGGACGGGGAGATTATGCATTACGGTGATGTCGGAAAACAATGTGAGCGCACATTATTAAATATTGAAGCGTTGTTGAAATCCGAAGGGGCTGGACTGACTGATTTGAAAATCCTTATTGTTTATCTGCGAGATATTGCTGATCGGAAAATCATTCAGGATTTTTGCAAGCAGCATCTGCCCTTGGGATTACCTTTAATTGTAGTCCTCGGATCGGTTTGCCGCCCTGGGTGGGTGGTAGAAATGGAGGGGGTTGCGGTCAATGACCAAGGGAATCACGCCTTTTCGCCATTTTGTTAA
- the kdsA gene encoding 3-deoxy-8-phosphooctulonate synthase, producing the protein MSCGENTLWIVGPCSVESRGYFLKAAEFLYKTFEGRDFFLKGSFDKANRTSVYGKRGPGLEESIDIFRETKEAMPGVKIITDVHETHQVEKLAGVVDAIQIPAFLCRQTDLLQECGKNFKDVNVKKGQWIDPHQTAFFAEKIKSKNPDTRVWITERGTFFGYGNLIVDFNAAGIMREYCDHLIIDCTHSTQHKEGQFTSGSRSLAEKYLMASIPFSYTGIFIETHFEPSKATSDGDCMVLTQRIPKLLKVYDKMSQIYKNENGEGADDEK; encoded by the coding sequence ATGTCTTGTGGCGAAAATACATTATGGATTGTTGGCCCCTGCTCGGTCGAAAGCAGAGGCTACTTTCTAAAAGCCGCGGAATTTTTATACAAAACTTTCGAAGGCCGTGATTTTTTTCTTAAGGGATCGTTTGATAAAGCCAATCGGACATCTGTTTACGGTAAGAGGGGGCCTGGTCTTGAGGAATCCATAGATATTTTCCGGGAAACCAAAGAAGCGATGCCCGGCGTTAAAATAATAACGGATGTCCATGAAACTCACCAGGTCGAAAAACTGGCAGGTGTCGTAGACGCAATCCAAATTCCCGCGTTTCTTTGCCGGCAGACAGACCTCTTGCAAGAGTGCGGGAAAAACTTCAAAGATGTAAATGTCAAGAAAGGGCAGTGGATAGATCCGCATCAAACTGCGTTTTTTGCTGAAAAAATAAAAAGCAAGAACCCCGATACGCGTGTCTGGATCACTGAGCGCGGGACCTTTTTCGGATATGGAAACCTTATTGTGGATTTCAATGCGGCCGGCATCATGAGAGAATACTGTGACCATCTTATCATTGATTGCACGCACTCCACCCAGCATAAAGAGGGTCAGTTCACCTCGGGAAGCAGGTCTCTGGCCGAAAAATACCTGATGGCTTCGATTCCCTTCAGCTATACCGGCATTTTTATTGAAACCCATTTCGAACCAAGCAAAGCGACATCGGATGGGGATTGCATGGTATTGACCCAACGCATTCCTAAATTGCTCAAGGTGTACGACAAAATGTCGCAGATATATAAAAATGAAAACGGAGAAGGGGCAGATGATGAAAAGTAA
- a CDS encoding acylneuraminate cytidylyltransferase family protein has product MMKSNLAIIPARGGSKRLKNKNTKLLCDRPLIVYSLEAVIESNQFDSIIVTSDSDEILELCKEYAGDRIRLHKRPDHLATDTSTVLETVKVIADEEKNAGREYDVIGLFLPTAPLRTAKDVNEAMALLDENTDSIVSITNYEFPPQLGLIKDKNELLCAYHESDPFRKEKTRSQDYEMIYRPNGAIYISWWEKFLTNKNFFKGTVGGYFMPREVSVDIDTEFDLVIASNIVKKFDLPLNTP; this is encoded by the coding sequence ATGATGAAAAGTAATCTTGCAATAATTCCTGCCAGGGGGGGCTCCAAACGGCTTAAAAATAAAAACACAAAATTACTGTGCGACCGGCCGTTGATTGTTTATTCCCTTGAAGCTGTCATTGAATCAAATCAGTTCGACAGTATCATTGTAACATCAGATTCAGATGAGATCCTTGAACTTTGTAAAGAATATGCAGGGGACCGGATTCGTCTTCATAAGCGTCCTGACCATTTAGCGACGGATACCTCTACAGTGCTGGAAACGGTCAAGGTTATAGCCGATGAAGAAAAAAATGCCGGGCGTGAATATGATGTGATTGGGTTGTTCCTTCCGACGGCCCCTTTACGTACAGCAAAAGATGTGAATGAGGCTATGGCGCTTCTGGACGAGAACACCGACAGTATCGTGTCGATCACGAACTATGAATTTCCGCCACAATTGGGTCTTATTAAAGACAAAAATGAGTTGCTTTGTGCGTATCATGAATCCGACCCTTTCAGGAAAGAAAAAACACGCAGTCAGGACTATGAAATGATATACAGGCCCAATGGCGCCATTTATATTTCCTGGTGGGAAAAATTTCTTACCAATAAAAATTTTTTTAAGGGAACGGTTGGGGGGTATTTCATGCCCCGGGAGGTTTCAGTAGATATCGATACGGAATTTGATCTGGTCATAGCCAGTAATATTGTTAAAAAATTCGATTTGCCTTTAAATACACCTTAA
- a CDS encoding TylF/MycF/NovP-related O-methyltransferase, with the protein MLRELFEKAYSRKIIGFDTFSEFPEPEYEPDKAKLASWLEAAGNKSISREQLLKVLAHKGICTGIELIEGDIRETIPEYLEKNPGLRISLLNLDTDIYEPAKVILEHLYPRIVPGEILILDDYGVYPGENKAVEEYFSGKKIDLQKMPFAMTPCYLIKNDF; encoded by the coding sequence ATGTTGCGTGAACTTTTTGAAAAAGCTTATAGTAGAAAAATTATCGGCTTTGATACCTTTTCAGAGTTTCCGGAGCCTGAATACGAGCCTGATAAAGCCAAACTTGCTTCATGGTTGGAAGCTGCAGGAAATAAGTCCATTTCTCGTGAACAGCTCTTAAAAGTTCTGGCGCATAAAGGTATCTGTACAGGTATTGAACTGATTGAAGGAGATATAAGAGAAACTATCCCTGAATATTTGGAAAAGAATCCTGGTTTGAGAATTAGTTTGCTGAACCTGGATACCGACATATACGAACCGGCAAAAGTTATTCTTGAACATCTATACCCGCGAATAGTGCCGGGGGAGATTCTTATTTTAGATGATTACGGCGTTTACCCGGGAGAAAATAAGGCAGTTGAAGAGTACTTCTCAGGCAAGAAAATAGATTTGCAGAAAATGCCTTTCGCCATGACGCCGTGCTATTTGATTAAGAATGATTTTTAA
- a CDS encoding IS5 family transposase produces MAYKKIQYGCSFADMAIQKYSRKNRNHIFLQEIDKTVDWEPIQALLLKHYEPGKSKLGEVAYPPLFLFKCLLLQKWFRIKSDPELESQINDRVSFRSFLGLPLEQASPDHSTYSRFRKRLTKDAMIKINSALLNQFHRLGYSINEGIAVDARLVKSASRPVSNDQLKELKEKSLTREGQLDKNGSRKKYSRDLDSDWSIKNDKPHFGLKEHTAVDTDNGFILSTYMTPSSQNDSIHLPMVVISSMHTNNKIQKVYADKGYAGAPNRSFLALNNIGDGIMRKDSKTAKLTETEIKRNKAISKLRYIVEQYFGISHEHDNGQRARFPEIMKNTIDIMFRQFAFNLRKGAKLLNVIPV; encoded by the coding sequence ATGGCATACAAAAAGATCCAGTACGGTTGTTCCTTCGCTGATATGGCGATCCAGAAATACTCCCGAAAGAATAGAAACCATATATTCCTTCAAGAAATTGACAAAACCGTAGACTGGGAACCAATTCAGGCGCTCCTGCTGAAGCACTATGAACCGGGGAAGTCAAAACTCGGTGAGGTTGCCTATCCGCCATTGTTTTTATTCAAATGCCTCCTGCTTCAAAAATGGTTTCGGATAAAATCCGACCCGGAACTGGAAAGCCAAATCAATGATCGGGTTTCCTTCAGATCCTTTCTGGGACTGCCGTTGGAACAAGCCAGCCCTGACCATTCGACTTATTCCCGCTTCCGTAAACGTTTGACCAAAGATGCCATGATAAAAATAAACAGTGCGTTGCTTAATCAGTTTCATCGGCTTGGATACTCTATTAATGAAGGCATTGCAGTTGATGCCCGTCTGGTGAAATCTGCCAGCAGACCAGTTTCCAACGATCAGTTGAAAGAGCTTAAAGAGAAAAGCCTTACCAGGGAAGGCCAGTTGGATAAAAACGGCAGCAGGAAAAAATACTCCAGGGATTTGGATTCCGACTGGAGCATCAAAAATGACAAACCTCATTTCGGACTCAAGGAACATACGGCGGTTGATACCGATAACGGTTTTATCCTTTCCACATATATGACACCGTCTTCTCAAAATGATTCTATTCATCTGCCTATGGTTGTTATTTCCAGTATGCATACCAATAATAAGATTCAAAAGGTCTATGCTGACAAAGGATATGCCGGTGCTCCGAATCGTAGCTTCCTTGCGTTAAACAATATTGGGGACGGCATTATGAGAAAGGACTCTAAAACCGCTAAATTGACTGAGACTGAAATCAAACGGAATAAAGCCATTTCAAAGCTCCGGTACATTGTCGAACAGTATTTTGGCATCAGCCACGAGCACGATAATGGACAACGGGCTCGATTTCCGGAGATTATGAAGAATACCATTGATATCATGTTTCGACAGTTTGCTTTCAATTTAAGAAAAGGTGCTAAATTGCTCAATGTCATACCTGTTTAA
- a CDS encoding glycosyltransferase family 2 protein — translation MKETIEDSSPNKSIRFSFVTIVLNGMPFIEYALKSVYDEAHEIIIVEGSVEKCRFAANKDGSSTDGTVECIKNFFDPEKKIRLIQGDWPEKLEMQNEGLKHVTGDYVWLMDSDEIYSFDALKKARLLVESDPDITQVNFIPNNFWKGFDYIFVSNEFFEESYHYRRLFKNKEGAVFSTHRPPTLIYPDRNCSSEEIKCIGGEITRKMGIIPFHYSYVYNTQVKQKIELYRRYGWGKDWNIDLVEWYQNGFLKWKPENRIQTEKYYAPWTGNPESRTCRYDGNHPEVMLDYIEKYREEHDE, via the coding sequence ATGAAAGAAACTATAGAAGATAGTTCCCCAAATAAATCAATTAGATTTTCCTTTGTAACTATAGTACTAAATGGCATGCCTTTTATCGAATATGCGTTGAAATCTGTTTACGATGAAGCGCATGAGATAATTATTGTTGAAGGCTCTGTTGAAAAATGTCGGTTTGCTGCAAATAAAGATGGTAGCTCAACAGATGGCACAGTTGAATGCATAAAGAATTTTTTTGATCCGGAAAAGAAAATTCGTTTAATCCAAGGCGATTGGCCTGAAAAATTGGAAATGCAGAATGAAGGCCTTAAACACGTCACCGGGGATTATGTTTGGTTGATGGATTCTGATGAAATCTACTCGTTTGATGCTTTGAAAAAAGCACGCTTACTAGTTGAATCCGATCCTGATATTACACAGGTGAACTTTATTCCAAATAATTTTTGGAAAGGCTTTGATTATATTTTTGTCAGCAATGAATTCTTTGAAGAGTCATATCACTATCGGCGTTTGTTTAAAAATAAAGAGGGGGCAGTATTCAGCACCCATCGCCCACCCACATTGATTTATCCTGACCGGAATTGCTCGAGTGAAGAAATTAAATGTATTGGCGGTGAAATAACACGTAAGATGGGAATAATCCCGTTCCACTACAGTTATGTTTATAACACCCAGGTAAAACAGAAGATTGAATTGTATCGTCGATATGGATGGGGTAAAGATTGGAATATCGACTTGGTGGAATGGTATCAAAATGGTTTTCTAAAGTGGAAGCCAGAAAATCGTATCCAAACTGAAAAATACTATGCCCCTTGGACTGGAAATCCCGAGAGCCGAACATGCAGATATGACGGCAACCATCCTGAAGTAATGCTCGATTATATTGAAAAATATAGAGAAGAACATGATGAATGA
- a CDS encoding class I SAM-dependent methyltransferase codes for MMNENYEIAAMEVIGHPDNLRKVVEVWSFIELDKPLANRRQRMLETIKNEDRFWNIHAALSYATWKINPTSYLEIGTRTGGSMVQALQSPNLKSAVSVDLWNGEYAGMTNTLNYSKKQISGYLERQKKNCEYIPIQGSSHKILPQLIDQQKKFNLICVDGDHTEGGAWLDLVNAERLLSKKGVIIFDDLIHPSCPYMIKITKKFMDTYPEFNMISNTKQDNGCAIFLKGIDPSDFLQPPKQTKIAEELDAKFDLTEIGGEFRSAIRRVFKKYCPRKIVESGTYHGTGSTKTICEAIRDSGITEIKFYTIEVNPECYQKALVNLKKNRLETFVTPVLGLSVPTSYLPNLEQINFSTIEEISSRDIFVDHKEIYRVANYYNETNFDGVEDDMIGKILSEFDGKPDFVLLDSAGHLGFIEFEYVLSMIRKPCLIALDDIFHVKHYKSYALIQKSPRFKMIKCSQDKFGFCIAHYNPSDSN; via the coding sequence ATGATGAATGAAAATTATGAAATAGCTGCAATGGAAGTGATCGGGCATCCCGATAATTTAAGAAAAGTTGTTGAAGTTTGGTCTTTCATAGAATTGGATAAGCCTCTTGCAAACCGCAGACAAAGGATGCTGGAAACCATAAAAAATGAAGATAGGTTTTGGAATATTCACGCCGCACTGTCCTATGCAACATGGAAAATCAATCCAACATCCTACTTGGAAATAGGTACAAGAACCGGGGGATCAATGGTGCAGGCTCTGCAAAGCCCAAACCTTAAGTCAGCCGTTTCTGTTGACCTTTGGAATGGAGAGTATGCAGGGATGACGAATACACTGAACTATTCAAAAAAACAGATTAGCGGATATCTTGAACGTCAAAAAAAAAATTGTGAATATATACCGATCCAAGGTTCTTCTCATAAAATTCTCCCCCAGTTAATAGATCAACAAAAAAAATTTAATTTGATTTGTGTTGATGGGGATCACACCGAAGGAGGGGCGTGGTTGGACCTTGTGAATGCTGAAAGGCTTCTATCTAAAAAGGGGGTCATAATATTTGATGACTTGATTCACCCAAGTTGCCCTTACATGATTAAAATCACAAAAAAATTTATGGATACCTATCCTGAGTTTAATATGATTAGTAATACTAAACAGGACAATGGGTGTGCTATTTTCTTAAAAGGTATTGATCCTTCAGATTTTTTACAGCCACCAAAACAAACAAAGATTGCTGAAGAACTCGATGCCAAATTTGATTTAACAGAAATAGGCGGTGAATTCCGTTCGGCTATAAGACGTGTGTTTAAAAAATATTGCCCCAGAAAAATTGTAGAATCCGGAACATATCATGGGACAGGTTCGACTAAAACCATATGTGAGGCGATTCGAGATTCGGGCATAACAGAGATAAAGTTCTATACAATTGAAGTGAATCCGGAATGCTATCAAAAGGCATTGGTAAATTTAAAAAAGAATCGGCTTGAAACTTTTGTGACTCCAGTCTTAGGGTTGAGTGTCCCCACATCTTATTTGCCGAATCTTGAGCAGATAAATTTTAGTACAATAGAAGAAATAAGCTCGAGAGATATTTTTGTTGATCATAAAGAAATTTATCGCGTTGCCAACTATTATAACGAAACAAATTTCGATGGTGTCGAAGATGATATGATCGGAAAAATCCTAAGCGAATTTGATGGCAAACCCGATTTCGTCTTGCTTGATAGCGCGGGACATTTGGGTTTTATAGAATTTGAATATGTTTTATCTATGATACGTAAGCCTTGTTTAATTGCACTCGATGATATCTTTCATGTCAAACACTATAAAAGCTATGCCCTGATACAAAAAAGTCCAAGATTCAAAATGATCAAGTGCTCACAAGACAAATTTGGGTTTTGTATAGCACATTATAATCCCTCAGATAGTAATTAA